In the Rhinoderma darwinii isolate aRhiDar2 chromosome 13, aRhiDar2.hap1, whole genome shotgun sequence genome, one interval contains:
- the LOC142665748 gene encoding uncharacterized protein LOC142665748: protein MERVVNLRKFMAPTTTTNRKFLQFWQRLLYWSTSSTFFRQSERPKRTTRRAGRRWTRSRHQHTDEVPGRKNHLVVNLSSHSLTPTELSVLQKGLSFCPTAPCNTFILQQELNYFYRSLRLKTHFGLTDLSTSQQPRDVCSEISISNLGLRSKSNFAPPKIYHATESVIELVQRDIDVVLHDYNLGYYPHQKNLSTEERTSLRDLQHNREIIIKPADKGGAIVILDYNNYVSEINRQLTDSNTYLKIPRDPISDIRHKINSIIDHHLDINTIDHKTHKFLQNPFPITPVFYVLPKIHKSLINPPGRPIVASTDSISSPLAIFLEKILTPLIKKTKSFLLDTSHFLQIIKSLHQIEPTSLLITLDVNSLYTSITHQDGLAATSSLLDTTDMSMNSKSLCLELLELILNENYFLFGDNFYKQINGTAMGSNMAPPYANAYMAEFESTHIYTNPRFRDNAICWHRYIDDIFCIWKGTEQSAIDFVQEINTIREGLQFTLNLSSQEISFLDTLVKKNNTGHLVVDLYTKPTDRNGLLHFQSNHPYKTKTSLPKSQYKRISRIVTDETTRHTRLQEMTDKFKDRGYPSRILQQELHNTIQEDHTPCTTRNDTKLNRIPFVHTYHPLVPKFQQIIRKHWHHLSTAYPTILEFKSPAMMCLKRPPNFRDRLVRADIGSNTKLPRQTFLRPRHNGTFPCLHCSCCSNVIKGDRFQHPHTNKSFPIKGFYTCDTNFVVYLVKCPCGLIYVGETTQHIRDRITSHKSTIRCNKNWLPLPDHFSKANHQLSQFQFQIIEHVPQPRRGGNHIHLLKERESYWIHTLQTLSPRGLNREFDLMN from the coding sequence ATGGAACGAGTCGTCAACTTACGCAAATtcatggcgccaaccacgacaaCAAACAGAAAATTTCTCCAGTTCTGGCAGCGACTCCTCTATTGGTCGACGTCCTCCACGTTTTTTAGGCAATCGGAGAGGCCGAAACGGACCACCAGGCGGGCGGGGAGGAGATGGACGAGGTCGAGACACCAACATACAGACGAGGTCCCAGGTAGGAAGAACCACCTGGTCGTCAATCTCTCCTCTCATTCCCTTACGCCAACAGAACTGTCAGTCTTACAGAAAGGCTTGTCCTTCTGCCCCACCGCCCCCTGTAATACGTTCATTCTCCAGCAGGAATTGAACTACTTTTACAGATCATTACGACTCAAGACACACTTTGGACTTACTGATCTATCCACTTCCCAACAGCCTAGAGACGTGTGCTCAGAAATTTCTATTTCTAATTTGGGCCTCCGTAGCAAAAGCAATTTTGCTCCCCCCAAAATCTACCACGCTACAGAATCAGTGATTGAACTTGTACAAAGAGACATTGATGTCGTCTTGCACGATTACAATTTGGGCTACTATCCCCATCAAAAAAATTTGTCCACTGAAGAAAGGACATCCTTAAGGGATTTACAACATAACCGGGAAATCATAATTAAACCAGCCGATAAGGGAGGGGCCATTGTAATACTTGATTATAATAATTATGTCTCTGAAATCAATCGCCAACTTACTGATAGTAACACCTACCTCAAAATACCAAGAGACCCTATTTCCGATATACGCCATAAAATCAACTCCATCATTGATCATCACCTTGATATTAATACAATTGATCACAAAACACACAAATTTTTACAGAATCCGTTTCCAATCACTCCCGTATTTTATGTCCTACCAAAAATTCACAAGTCTTTAATCAATCCCCCTGGTCGACCAATAGTTGCCTCCACCGACTCTATTTCATCCCCATTAGCcatctttttagaaaaaatattgacTCCCCTCATTAAAAAAACCAAATCATTTCTCCTGGACACCAGCCATTTTTTACAGATTATTAAAAGTCTACATCAGATTGAGCCTACTAGCCTCCTAATTACATTGGATGTCAATAGCTTATACACATCCATCACACATCAAGATGGCCTAGCAGCCACAAGTAGCCTCCTGGACACTACCGATATGTCCATGAATTCCAAATCATTATGTTTAGAACTACTCGAATTAATTCTGAATGAGAATTATTTCTTATTTGGGGACAACTTTTATAAACAGATCAATGGCACTGCTATGGGTTCTAACATGGCTCCTCCATATGCCAATGCCTACATGGCAGAATTCGAATCTACCCACATTTACACCAATCCTAGATTCAGGGATAATGCAATCTGCTGGCatcgatatatagatgacatatttTGCATATGGAAAGGTACTGAACAATCTGCCATAGATTTTGTCCAGGAAATTAACACCATACGTGAGGGTCTACAATTTACATTAAATCTGAGTTCACAGGAGATAAGCTTCCTGGACACGTTGGTTAAGAAAAATAACACTGGCCATCTAGTTGTCGATCTATATAccaaacccacagacagaaatggcCTGCTCCATTTCCAGAGTAACCATCCGTATAAAACTAAAACCTCACTTCCTAAATCTCAATATAAACGCATCTCTAGGATTGTAACAGATGAGACAACACGACACACTAGATTACAAGAAATGACTGACAAATTCAAAGACAGAGGTTATCCTTCACGGATACTTCAACAAGAACTGCATAATACGATTCAAGAAGATCACACACCTTGTACCACCCGCAACGACACTAAACTAAATAGAATTCCGTTTGTACATACATATCACCCTTTGGTTCCAAAATTCCAACAAATTATTAGAAAACATTGGCACCACCTCAGTACAGCCTACCCGACCATTCTAGAATTTAAGTCGCCTGCGATGATGTGCCTCAAACGCCCACCCAATTTCAGGGATAGATTGGTTAGAGCAGACATTGGCAGCAACACTAAATTGCCCAGACAAACTTTCTTACGACCCAGACATAATGGAACTTTCCCATGCCTCCATTGCTCATGCTGCTCCAACGTTATCAAGGGTGATCGGTTCCAGCATCCCCACACTAATAAATCTTTTCCCATAAAAGGCTTTTATAcatgtgataccaattttgtggtaTACCTGGTAAAGTGCCCGTGTGGGCTAATATATGTGGGCGAAACCACACAACACATTAGGGATCGCATAACAAGCCACAAATCTACTATCCGCTGTAACAAAAACTGGTTACCATTaccagaccacttcagtaaggctAATCATCAACTTTCCCAATTTCAGTTCCAGATAATTGAACACGTTCCTCAACCACGTAGAGGTGGCAACCACATACATTTACTTAAGGAACGGGAATCCTACTGGATACATACATTACAAACCTTAAGTCCCAGGGGTCTCAATAGGGAATTTGACCTAATGAATTGA